From the Comamonas sp. lk genome, the window AACCCCATCGGAGCCCATGCCAGCGGACTGATCGGGGAAGACCCAGCGGATATCCCCAACAATCTGCTCCCATACATCGCTCAGGTTGCCGTAGGCCGTCGCGAAAAACTTCAGATTTTTGGCGGCAACTACGCCACTGTCGATGGCACAGGTGTACGCGACTACATCCATGTGGTGGATCTGGCCCGTGGCCACGTCAAAGCCCTGGAAACACTGCAGAATCTGCCCAAACCCGAGTTGCTGACCGTCAATCTCGGTACCGGCAAGGGCTACAGCGTTCTGGAAGTTCTGCACGCATTCGAAAAAGCCAGTGGCAAGTCCCTGCCCTACGCCATTGCTGAACGCCGCCCCGGAGACGTGGCCAGCTGCTACGCAGATCCTCTTCATGCCCGCAAAGTGCTGGGCTGGCAGGCCGAATATGATCTAGAGACCATGTGCGCCGACACCTGGCGCTGGCAAAGCCAGAACCCCAACGGTTATCAAAGCAGCTGAGCTCGTTCAATGGCAGCACCCTGGCCCGGAATCACTGGCGCCAGGGCAGGCCCCGCTTGCGCCAGCCGCCTAGGTGACCGCGCTGACCGCTGGCATCGACGTCGCCCTCAAAGCCTTCGAGAATGTTGTAAGCCTCCAGCCCCAGAGTGGCGGCGCGCTGCGCGGCAGCGACGGAGCGCACGCCGCTGCGGCATAGCAGCACCACTTTCTGGCCATCCGGCACGGCAGCACGCAACTGGCTGTCAAAGTCGGCGTTGGCGGCCATTCCCGGCCACTGTTTCCAGGCCACAGCCACGGCACCGGGCACTCTGCCCACCCATTCGCGCTCGGCATCGGTGCGCACATCCACCATCACGGCCTGGCCCGCCTGTATCCATTGCCAGGCAAGCTCGGCAGGCACATCCCCGGCATAGCCTTGGGCGGCTTGAACTTCCAGCGGTCTCGACTGTTCTGTCATTGGCAATCCTTTGTATGGGTCTGCTGTCCACACTACTCCCCTGTCAATCCCAGGAAGGCAGGGGGTAGTTCTTCAATGCATTTCTTTGCGACTTCCAGCCGGGCAACACCTTGGCGACCTCAAACCAGAACTGGGGACTGTGGTCCATATGGTGCAGATGCGCCAGCTCATGCACCACCACATAGTCGATGACCTGGGGCGCATGCTGCAACAGTCGCCAATTGAGGCGAATCATGCCATCGCTGTTGGCGCTACCCCAGCGGGTACGCGCGCTGGTCAGTCTCAGCGCGTTCCAGCGCACGCCCACCACAGGGGCGAAATGCAGCAATCTAGTAGTGAAATGGCTGCGGGCTTCGCGCAGTATCCAGGCCTGAACGGCCGCCCGAATCTGCACCTTTGTGGCTCCCTGAGGCAAGGGCAGATGCAGGCTTTGCGATCCGTCAGCACCCTGCTCGCGGTGGGTCTGGCGGGTACGCAGGCCTTCGGGGCCGTCCCCGCTCAAGCGCAGAACCAAGGGCTGCCCCAGATAGTCCAGCACGCCGCCGTCTCGCCATTCAATGCTTGATTGCGCTCTATGCGCCTCGCGCTGGCCAGCCTCCTGCAGCTTGCGCACAATCCATGCGCCCTTGCTTTGCAGCGCCGACTCAACGTCGTGCAGCGCCACCCGTTGCGGCGCCGTGACTTCCAGGCCTTTGGCTCCGACGGAAAAGCCGATGCTACGGCGGCTGGATCGGCGCAGCAGATAGAACACTTCAACCTCCTGCAACACCGAGCTGTGGCTGGCGTCAGGGTGGGCCGGCAGATCGGGCTCCAGCTCGCCTGCATCATCTTCAATTTCTATAGCATCCACCACAGAAGAGACATGCGGATTGGGAAGATTGATATCAAAACCCAGCAACTCCTGCTGCGCGCTCTGGAGCGACGGCAGCAGCGGCGCTGTCGGTGACACAGCCAACTGCCGGCGTGCAATCAGTTTGCCGGCACCATCCTCCACCACAGGCGGCACCAACCACTGCCAGGCTTGCTGCAAGGAGTTGCTCATGGGTGGGGAATTTGCCTTACGCCGCTCAATGGCCTGCCCTAGCTTGGCTTACTTGGTATAAGCCTCGGGATCCAGGCGACGCATCTCGGCCTCGATCCAGGCTTGCACCTCGGCCATCAGCTCGTCGTGCTTGCGGCCTGCCGAGGGAATGGGCTTGCCCACGGAAACATCCACCACACCGGGCGTCTTGATAAAGGCCTTGCGGGGCCAGCACTTGGCCGATGTGACGGCCACCGGCACCACGGGCACACCGGTCATGATGGCCAGACGTGTGGCGCCCGTCTTGTAGTCGCCTACTTCGCCACGGGCGATGCGCGTGCCTTCGGGGAACATGATGACCCAGGTGCCCTTTTCCAGCAGACGCTTGCCCTGCTCCACCACCTTGTGAAAGGCGCGGGAGCCTTGCGAACGATCGATGTGAATCATGTCCATGGCGCCTATGGACCAACCAAAGAACGGCACCTTGAGCAGTTCCTTCTTGAACACATAGGCCAGCGGGCGCGGCATGATGGCCGGCATGAGAAAGGTCTCATAGGTGGACTGGTGCTTGACCAGCAACACCACGCCCTGGTGCGGATCGGTAGGCAGGTTTTCCATGCCCTGCAAGCGGTACTGAATCCCCAGCAAGGGGCGAGCGCTGTCCACGGACAGCTTCAGCCAGGAGCGCGCCACCGCATAGACTTTGGCGGGAGAGCCACCCAGCCATTTGGTCAGCAAAACCGCCAGGGTGAAAGGAATCACGGTGATAGCCATCCACAGCATGTGAAGGACGGAGCGAATCAAAGGCATGGCGATCAATCAGGCTAGGCAAGATCCGTGCACGCGGCACCGGATCCAGGGAGTGGAAACAAGCAGATGGTGAGAGTCACACCAAACAATAAACATAGCAGCTCGCGCATATTCTGCAAGGACTTGAGGCTATTTTTGATTGAAATACCCTCCTATGCAAGCGGCTGACGCCAGCGCTCAGTCAGGGCCGCGCGTCCTCGCCCGCCACCTCAACGTCCCCCAAGGATAGCAAGGCGCTGACCGCCGCTTCCAGATCGGCAAAGCGCTGACTGCCTGCAGGCAAGTTCTGCACCTCCTGCCCCTCGGGACGGCCCGAGGACTCGACGAACATCAGATGCGCGCCCAGCGACTGGCCGGCCTGCAAATGCTCCAGCCCGCTGCCAATGGCCCAGACTTCAGCCCCCTCGGCACCATAGCGCTCGGCAATCTGCTCGAACAATGCGGCGCCGGGCTTGCGGCAGCTGCAAACTTCCTCCGGTGCATGGGGGCAGTAAAAAACCGCCTCCACCCGCGCGCCAGCCAGCGCCAGTTCGCGGTGCATCTTGGCATGCACGGCATTGAGCTCGATCACGTCAAACAGCCCTCGGCCCAGTCCCGGCTGATTGGTGGCCAGCACCACATGCCAGCCAGCACGATTCAGGCGCGAGACCGCCTCGAGCGCACCCGGCACGGCGACCCAGTCCTGGGGCTGGCCGATAAAGCCCTGGTCAACCCACTGGTTCAGAGTGCCATCACGGTCAAGGATTGCTAGCTTCATGGGGTGGTAGGCAAAAACGGTGAACGAAGTTTGACAGTGTGAGCCTGTCCCTGTGCAGATGTCGTCAGCGCGGCGGCAACCGCGCTGCAAGCCTGATCAGCAAAAAGCCCGCGCCTACCCCAAGGTAGCGCGGGCCTGTGGCAAAGCCAGAGCTTACTGGCCTTCCCAGCGCTTGAGCACCAGAGAGGCATTGGTGCCGCCAAAGCCGAAGCTGTTGGAGAGCACGGTCTTCAACTCGGCATCGCGCGTCTGGGTCACCAAGGGCATGTCGCCCAGCAGCGGATCGGGCGTTTGCACATTGGCCGAACCGGCGATAAAGCCCTTGTTCAGCATGATCAGGCAGTAAATCGCCTCCTGCACGCCGGTGGCGCCCAGCGAGTGACCGGTCAGCGACTTGGTCGACGAGAACGGCGGCACCTTGTCACCGAACAGTTCGCGCATGGCTCGCACTTCCTGCATATCGCCCACAGGAGTCGACGTGCCGTGCGTGTTGATGTAGTCGATGGGAGCGTCGATAGTCTCCATGGCCTGCTTCATGCAGGCAATGGCGCCGTCGCCCGAAGGAGCCACCATGTCTTCACCGTCGCTGGTGGCACCAAAGCCCACCACTTCGGCCAGGATGTTGGCACCACGAGCCAGAGCATGCTCCAGGCTTTCCAGCACCACGGCGCCGCCGCCGCCGGCGATGACAAAACCGTCGCGGTTGGCGTCATAGGCGCGCGAGGCGACTTCCGGCGTCTCGTTGTACTTGCTGGACATAGCACCCATGCCGTCGAACAGCAGCGACATGCCCCAGGAAAGCTCTTCGCCGCCGCCGGCAAACATCACATCCTGCATGCCCCAGGCGATCTGCTGGGCCGCAGCGCCAATGCAGTGGGCCGAGGTGGAGCAGGCCGAGGTGATGGAGTAGTTGATGCCCTTGACCTTGAAATTGGTCGCCAGACAGGCCGAGACGGTGGAGCTCATGCAGCGCGTGACCTGGTAAGGCCCCACGCGGCGAATGCCCTTCTCGCGCAGCGTGTCCGCCGCTTCGATCTGGTTGGCAGGCGAGCCGCCGCCCGAACCCATGATCAGGCCGGTACGCGGGTGGCTGACCTGCTCAGGCGTCAGACCGGCTTGCTTGATGGCGTCTTCCAGCGCGATCTGCGAGTAGGCCGCCGCATCGCCCATGAAGCGCAGTTGCTTGCGGTCAATGCGCGCTTCTATGTCGATTTCCGGCACACCGGCCACCTGGCTGCGCATGCCCAGCTCGGTGAATTTGGGGACGGCCTTGATGCCGGAGCGGCTCGCGCGCAGCGATGCCTCGACCGTATCCAAGTCGTTGCCTATGCACGAGACAATGCCCGCGCCGGTGATGACTACCCGTTTCTTGCTCATGCTGGCTTTCCCTGGCCGTCGCCTTCACGCAGAAACAGACCTACGCGCAGGTCATTGGCCACATAGATTTCCTTGCCATCGGCCAGCAGGCGTGCATCGCCAATGGCCATGTTCAGCTTGCGCTTGATGACTCGCTTGATATCAATTTCGTATGTCACCCGTTTGACATCGGGACCGACTTCACCGGTGAACTTGACTTCGCCAGCACCCAGAGCGCGGCCGCGACCGGGCAGACGCAGCCAGGTCAGGTAAAAGCCGATCAGCTGCCACATGGCATCCAGGCCCAGGCAGCCGGGCATGACAGGGTCGCCCTGGAAGTGGCACTTGAAGAACCACAGATCGGGGTTCACATCCAGCTCTGCCACGATCTTGCCCAGTCCATGGGCACCACCGTCTTCAGAGATGTGGGTGATGCGATCGAACATCAGCATGGGGGGCAGGGGCAGACGCCCGCTGTCGGCGCCAAAAAGCTTGCCTTCGCCGGAAGCGATCAGTTGTTCGTAGGAAAAAGAATCGGCCATTATCTAAATTGCTCCACGGCAGCCTGGGCTGCCTGTATCTCTGAAATTCTGGGTCGGTTCAGCCCGCAAGTGGGCCAACAATATAAGCGGGCATTATCAAGGCTGGCGACTGCGCCCCTGCGACAAAAACCCGTAGAAAAACCCCAAACTCTGCCACAAATGCCGCGCCAGCCTGTGCTGGCACAGCTTAATCCTGACCATCTAGTAAGTCACTACCGAAGTATTTCAGGCTTTGCGAGGTGTTCGGCGAGCACGCCACCAGGCCAGGGCCAACAGGCCAAAACACAGTACCGCCAGTGGCACCAGCCCCAGGGCATGCACCCAGCGGGCATAGGGGGTGAGCCCTTCGCGCCCTTTGACCTCGGCGTGCAAAACAGCGCGTTCAAACGGCGCCAGCGCCTTGACCACAGCTCCCCTGTGGTCGATGACCACCGTGGCGCCGGTATTGGTGGCACGCAGCATGGGACGCTCGAACTCCAGCGTGCGCATGCGGCTGATGTTCAGGTGCTGATCGATGGCGATGGAGTTGCCAAACCAGCCGATATTGCTGAAATTGACCAACACCGTAGGCGCCGTGGCCGCATCGCCGAAATTGGCGCCCAGCTCCTCGCCAAACAGATCTTCGTAGCAGATATTGGGCGACAGACGCTCGCCGGCCCAGTGCAGCGAGGGCTGCGCCAGGGCGCCGCGATTGAAGTCGCCCAGCGGGATGTTCATCAAATCGGTAAACCAGCGGAACATGGGCGGAATGAACTCGCCAAAAGGCACCAGATGGTGCTTGTCGTATGCATAGGGCCGGGTCTGGCCGGGCGCCCAGCCTTCCACCGTATTGGTAAAGCCTTGATCCCAGTTACCCAGGGGAATACCCAGCATGGCAGCCTGCTTGCCGCCTTGCTGCACAAAAGGCTGGCGCACAAAGTCCAGATAACCCTCGGGCAGTTGCTGGGGCAACAGCGGAATCGCCGTCTCGGGTGCCACCACCAGCTGCGCCGTGGCAGCATGCAGCTGCCGCGCATACCAGCCCAGGGCCACGGGAATGCCCGATCCCATTTCGAATTTCTCGTCTTGCGGAATATTTCCCTGCAGCAACTCCACGCTCATGCCGGGCAAGCCGCTGTCGCCATGGGTACTTGCGTTTTGCAGCCCCCACAGACCGCCCCAGGCCAGCAGCAAGGCCAGCGCCGAAGGCACGACCCACTTCAAGGCCGGTAGCGGCTGAGCGCTCTGCCTTCGCCACAGCAGGGCTGCCAGCCAGGCCGCCAGCCAGGCCGCTGCCCAGCCCGTGCCGTACACGCCCACCCAGCGCGGAAGCACGGCAAGCGGTCCTTCTACATGGGCGTAGCCGCCGGCGCCCCAGGGGAAACCGGTCCACAGCCAGCCACGCGCCAGCTCGGCCAGCGTCCACAGCGAAGCAAAAACAATAGCTGCCTGCGCATTATCTACCTGGGTAAAGCGTTTGAAACACCAGGATGCAAAAGCGTAATAGCTGCCCAAAAATGCTGCCAGCGCCAGCACGGCAGCCACGGCCAGCGGCGCAGCCAGCCCGCCATAAGTATGCATGGAGATAAACAGCCACCAGAAGGTCGCGGCCAGCCAGCTGGTGGCAAACACCATGGCCTTGGCCGCCGCCCCCAGCGGGCTGCGCGCGGCCAGCAGTGCATGGACCAGCACGGCCAGCGAGAGAATTTGCAGCCACCACAACGGACGGCCGTAGCCGCCGACCAGCGTCAGCCAGCCATCGCCCTGACCGCGCGCCCAGGGCCAGGCCAGAGAGAAGGCCTGCAGCCCTCCGGCCGCAGCCACCAGCAGCCAGCTTGCCCACCCCATCCAGCCAGAGCGTTGGGTCTTGGAGGCAGAAAGGGCTTGGCTGGCTTGCATTGCTAAGGCTGAAAGTAAGGGGCGCGAACAAAACACCCAACCGAGGGGTTGGGTGCGGGAAGGACGGATGGCGCAAGCTTAACTGCGCACCACACTGTCTGGCGAGGGATCTCGGACGACCTTGAACCAGCGCACCGCACCGCCCTTGGTGTGCAGCACGGTAAATTCCAGTCCGCCCAGGTGAATCTGCTCGCCACGCTTGGGCACATGGCCCATTTCGTGAGCAATCAAGCCGCCGATGGTGTCGAAGTGCGCCTCATGCACGCTGGTGTGCAGCGTGGTTTCGAACTCTTCGCTCACATGCTCGATGGAGGCATCGCCTGCCACGCGGTAGCTGTTGTCGGCCAGGGCAAAGATATCGCCCTCGTCCTCGGGGATATCGAATTCGTCCTCGATCTCGCCTACGATTTCCTCGAGCACGTCTTCAATCGTCACCAGACCGGCCACACGACCGAACTCGTCGATGACGATGGCCAGATGATTGCGGTTGGCGCGGAACTCGCGCAGCAAATCGTTAAGGTTCTTGCTCTCGGGCACAAACAAGGCCGGGCGTACCAGTGCGCGCAGATTCAGGCTGGGAGAGCGCTGCAGCTTGAGCAAATCCTTGGCCATGAGAATGCCAATGATGTTCTCGCGCTCTCCCTGGTAGACCGGAAAGCGCGAATGCGCCGTGGTGATCACCTGGTGCAGGATTTCCTCGAAGGGGGCGTCGATATTCAGCAGATCCATGCGTGGCGCAGCCACCATGACTTCGCCAGCGCTCATATCCGCCATGCGGATGACGCGCTCGAGCATGACGCGGGACTCGGTGCCGATGACCTGATTGTCTTCGGCGTCGGCCAGGGTTTCTATCAGTTCATCGGCAGATTCCGGTGCCGGATGGATGAACTCAGCCACCTTTTGCAGGAAGCTTCGCTTGTCTTCCCTCTCGGAAAGTCGCGCAGGATGGGGGTCGGACACTGTCTTGGAGTGCAGGACGTGCGGTAGTCAAACAAGCCTAGAAGAATAGCGGATTGTGTTGACGCACGGCTTTCCGTCCTGAAAAAGCCATGAGCCGTTATCTCGATGGACACAGAATTGCTACCAATTCGATAGCTTGT encodes:
- a CDS encoding transporter associated domain-containing protein, whose amino-acid sequence is MSDPHPARLSEREDKRSFLQKVAEFIHPAPESADELIETLADAEDNQVIGTESRVMLERVIRMADMSAGEVMVAAPRMDLLNIDAPFEEILHQVITTAHSRFPVYQGERENIIGILMAKDLLKLQRSPSLNLRALVRPALFVPESKNLNDLLREFRANRNHLAIVIDEFGRVAGLVTIEDVLEEIVGEIEDEFDIPEDEGDIFALADNSYRVAGDASIEHVSEEFETTLHTSVHEAHFDTIGGLIAHEMGHVPKRGEQIHLGGLEFTVLHTKGGAVRWFKVVRDPSPDSVVRS
- the fabA gene encoding bifunctional 3-hydroxydecanoyl-ACP dehydratase/trans-2-decenoyl-ACP isomerase encodes the protein MADSFSYEQLIASGEGKLFGADSGRLPLPPMLMFDRITHISEDGGAHGLGKIVAELDVNPDLWFFKCHFQGDPVMPGCLGLDAMWQLIGFYLTWLRLPGRGRALGAGEVKFTGEVGPDVKRVTYEIDIKRVIKRKLNMAIGDARLLADGKEIYVANDLRVGLFLREGDGQGKPA
- a CDS encoding SprT family zinc-dependent metalloprotease; this encodes MSNSLQQAWQWLVPPVVEDGAGKLIARRQLAVSPTAPLLPSLQSAQQELLGFDINLPNPHVSSVVDAIEIEDDAGELEPDLPAHPDASHSSVLQEVEVFYLLRRSSRRSIGFSVGAKGLEVTAPQRVALHDVESALQSKGAWIVRKLQEAGQREAHRAQSSIEWRDGGVLDYLGQPLVLRLSGDGPEGLRTRQTHREQGADGSQSLHLPLPQGATKVQIRAAVQAWILREARSHFTTRLLHFAPVVGVRWNALRLTSARTRWGSANSDGMIRLNWRLLQHAPQVIDYVVVHELAHLHHMDHSPQFWFEVAKVLPGWKSQRNALKNYPLPSWD
- a CDS encoding HAD-IIIA family hydrolase, with the translated sequence MKLAILDRDGTLNQWVDQGFIGQPQDWVAVPGALEAVSRLNRAGWHVVLATNQPGLGRGLFDVIELNAVHAKMHRELALAGARVEAVFYCPHAPEEVCSCRKPGAALFEQIAERYGAEGAEVWAIGSGLEHLQAGQSLGAHLMFVESSGRPEGQEVQNLPAGSQRFADLEAAVSALLSLGDVEVAGEDARP
- the fabB gene encoding beta-ketoacyl-ACP synthase I; protein product: MSKKRVVITGAGIVSCIGNDLDTVEASLRASRSGIKAVPKFTELGMRSQVAGVPEIDIEARIDRKQLRFMGDAAAYSQIALEDAIKQAGLTPEQVSHPRTGLIMGSGGGSPANQIEAADTLREKGIRRVGPYQVTRCMSSTVSACLATNFKVKGINYSITSACSTSAHCIGAAAQQIAWGMQDVMFAGGGEELSWGMSLLFDGMGAMSSKYNETPEVASRAYDANRDGFVIAGGGGAVVLESLEHALARGANILAEVVGFGATSDGEDMVAPSGDGAIACMKQAMETIDAPIDYINTHGTSTPVGDMQEVRAMRELFGDKVPPFSSTKSLTGHSLGATGVQEAIYCLIMLNKGFIAGSANVQTPDPLLGDMPLVTQTRDAELKTVLSNSFGFGGTNASLVLKRWEGQ
- the lnt gene encoding apolipoprotein N-acyltransferase, whose amino-acid sequence is MGWASWLLVAAAGGLQAFSLAWPWARGQGDGWLTLVGGYGRPLWWLQILSLAVLVHALLAARSPLGAAAKAMVFATSWLAATFWWLFISMHTYGGLAAPLAVAAVLALAAFLGSYYAFASWCFKRFTQVDNAQAAIVFASLWTLAELARGWLWTGFPWGAGGYAHVEGPLAVLPRWVGVYGTGWAAAWLAAWLAALLWRRQSAQPLPALKWVVPSALALLLAWGGLWGLQNASTHGDSGLPGMSVELLQGNIPQDEKFEMGSGIPVALGWYARQLHAATAQLVVAPETAIPLLPQQLPEGYLDFVRQPFVQQGGKQAAMLGIPLGNWDQGFTNTVEGWAPGQTRPYAYDKHHLVPFGEFIPPMFRWFTDLMNIPLGDFNRGALAQPSLHWAGERLSPNICYEDLFGEELGANFGDAATAPTVLVNFSNIGWFGNSIAIDQHLNISRMRTLEFERPMLRATNTGATVVIDHRGAVVKALAPFERAVLHAEVKGREGLTPYARWVHALGLVPLAVLCFGLLALAWWRARRTPRKA
- a CDS encoding lysophospholipid acyltransferase family protein; this encodes MPLIRSVLHMLWMAITVIPFTLAVLLTKWLGGSPAKVYAVARSWLKLSVDSARPLLGIQYRLQGMENLPTDPHQGVVLLVKHQSTYETFLMPAIMPRPLAYVFKKELLKVPFFGWSIGAMDMIHIDRSQGSRAFHKVVEQGKRLLEKGTWVIMFPEGTRIARGEVGDYKTGATRLAIMTGVPVVPVAVTSAKCWPRKAFIKTPGVVDVSVGKPIPSAGRKHDELMAEVQAWIEAEMRRLDPEAYTK
- a CDS encoding rhodanese-like domain-containing protein → MTEQSRPLEVQAAQGYAGDVPAELAWQWIQAGQAVMVDVRTDAEREWVGRVPGAVAVAWKQWPGMAANADFDSQLRAAVPDGQKVVLLCRSGVRSVAAAQRAATLGLEAYNILEGFEGDVDASGQRGHLGGWRKRGLPWRQ